In the genome of Streptomyces sp. P3, the window CCGACAAGGTGGCCGCCCTCGACGCGGCGCTCACGGAACTGGCCGCCCGGCATCTCGCGAACGGGACGATGGAGTGGGAGTACCTGCTGGTCACGGCCGAGCGAACCACTCTCTGAGCAGGCGGTCGCGACGAGCGCCGCCGGGCCGCCGCGGGGCGTTCACGTGCGGGTGTGGCTACGGCTGTCGACGGACTTCGGGCGACCAGGAACCCGACGGTGACGCCCGTGTCGCGGGACGGGTTGTGCGTTCCGCACGACGGCCACGGTGAGGGCGGGACCGGTCGCGCGGCGGCAAGCCTCACGGGCCCCGGGAGGGCGGCGTCAGTGAACGCCCGTCGACAGTTGGAAGATCGTCATGGCGTGTGGTGCGCCAGGTAGACGGTCGCGGTCATCGCCGCCGTCACGGGACCGGCGCCGAACCGGTCCGTCATCTTCCGCGTGACCGAAGCCTCGACGGACCGTACGTCGTGACGGGCTTCCAGGGCGGCGCGGACCGGTGTGCCGGTGAGGAACCCGGTGGCCACGGAGGCGGCCGACACCGCGACGCCGTCCAGCGTGACTTCGTCGGCGCCGTCCAGGGCGAGTCCGGCGGCCGCGAGGTCCGAGGCGACCAGAGCCGGATCCGTGTAACCGTGGGGCACGTCTTCGAGGAACGCGGGCGCTCTGCCGGGCATGGCCTCCTCCAGGGCGTCCTGGAAGGCCGCCCCGAATCCGTGCGTGGCGAGCGGACCCCAGCTGTTGAACAGGAACCGCCCCTGGGGGGCCAGGACTCTGCGCACCTCCGCGTAGGCGGCTGGTCTGTCGGGAAAGAACATCACCCCGAACTGGCACACCACGAGGTCGAAACCGCCGTCCTCGAAGGGCAGTTCCTGGGCGTCCGCCTGGTGCCAGTCGGCCCGCGGCTCGCGTGCCGACCCGGCGGCCACCATCGCTTCGTTGAGGTCGCTGGCCACCACGGAGGCCGTGGGCACCGCGGTGATCAGGGCCGAGGTCAACACCCCGGTCCCTGCGGCGAGCTCCAGTACCGTCCGGGGCCGTAGCGCGGCCGCCCTGACTGCCAGGTCGGCCGCGAACGGGCGGTAGAAGACCGGCACGAGGTGGCGTTCGTAGGCCTCGGGCATGGATCGTGTCCATCGCCGGTTCGCGTCGTCTGCGTTCACTCGACAGACAGTAGCCCCGGGCCGGGCGCTGCGGCGGACGGCAGGCGGGGCTCTGCTCGCCCTGACCCGGACGGGCCTGACGGTGGAATGCCGACGTCGCGAGAGAGCGGGGTGCCCGGCGGGGCAGGGGCGACTGCGGCGGCCTCTGCCCCGCCAGCTCCGCTCACACGCGGTCGGCCGCGATCAGGACGTACTGGAAGGAGCCGTCCCGGTAGGACTCGATGAACGCCTCCTCGATTCCGGTGACCAGCGACGACGTGGCCCGCAGCTCCCAGTAGGGCAGTGTGTCCGGGGTGAGGTCGACGATGGTGTGCGGCACGAGCCGGTTGTCGGCCATGGCGCGCAGATACTCGCGCCGCGAGTGGATGTTGCACTCGAAGTGGGCGTTGATCTGGGAGACCCACTTCGACGGCTGGCCGTAGCGGGGGTTCCAGCAGCCGGTGATCGTGACGTACCGGCCGCCCACCTTCAGAAAGCGCGAGTGCTCGGCGAACAGGTCATGGAGATCGACGTACATGGTCGACTCGTTGTTCCACGAGGCCGTGATGCTGCCCTTGCCGAAGGGCGTGTCGAGCATGTTGCACACGCGGGAGCGGACGTGGTCGTCGATCCGCAGTTCCCGCGCGCGCCTGTTGCCGAAGTCGGC includes:
- a CDS encoding class I SAM-dependent methyltransferase; the protein is MPEAYERHLVPVFYRPFAADLAVRAAALRPRTVLELAAGTGVLTSALITAVPTASVVASDLNEAMVAAGSAREPRADWHQADAQELPFEDGGFDLVVCQFGVMFFPDRPAAYAEVRRVLAPQGRFLFNSWGPLATHGFGAAFQDALEEAMPGRAPAFLEDVPHGYTDPALVASDLAAAGLALDGADEVTLDGVAVSAASVATGFLTGTPVRAALEARHDVRSVEASVTRKMTDRFGAGPVTAAMTATVYLAHHTP
- a CDS encoding geranyl diphosphate 2-C-methyltransferase, translating into MTTETTSTTTATATAKIPGPATAYQEDIARYWNNEARPVNLRLGDVDGLYHHHYGIGDVDHAALGDPAHSEYEKKLIAELHRLESAQAEFLMDHVGAVGPDGTLVDAGCGRGGSMVMAHRRFGCKVEGVTLSAAQADFGNRRARELRIDDHVRSRVCNMLDTPFGKGSITASWNNESTMYVDLHDLFAEHSRFLKVGGRYVTITGCWNPRYGQPSKWVSQINAHFECNIHSRREYLRAMADNRLVPHTIVDLTPDTLPYWELRATSSLVTGIEEAFIESYRDGSFQYVLIAADRV